The Sorangiineae bacterium MSr11954 DNA segment CTCATTGTGCAGCAATTGATCGAAATCCCACGCGGCACCATCTCTTGGGCATGAAAACGATCCTTTGGGCCACCCTGACCGCCAACGGAAACTACGCCCGCTCCTCCCAGCGCCACCCGCCGAGGCCCGAGGCCACCGCCGACTTCGCCGTCCACGCGCGGCAGTACGGCAACTTCATCGTCGGGCGGCAGACATTTCTCGAGTTCCAAGAGAACGCCTCCCGACGTCCGCAGAGCGCGTCGCTCGATGGCATCGACATCACCGTCGTATCGAGCTCCCTGACCTTGCCCCCCGGCGCGCCGGCGCAGACCGCCGCCGATCCGCGCGCGGCCCTCGCGCTCGTTCGTGCGCGCGGACACCAAGCCGCCCTCGTCGTGGGCGGCGAGCGTATCCACCGCGCGTTCCTCGCCGCCGGGCTCGTCGACGAAATGATCGTGGTCGTCACCCCCTCGCTCGAGGACGAGGGCCGCCGGATCGTGCTCCCGAGCGGCGAGCGGCGCGAGGCGACGTTGATCGAG contains these protein-coding regions:
- a CDS encoding dihydrofolate reductase family protein, whose protein sequence is MKTILWATLTANGNYARSSQRHPPRPEATADFAVHARQYGNFIVGRQTFLEFQENASRRPQSASLDGIDITVVSSSLTLPPGAPAQTAADPRAALALVRARGHQAALVVGGERIHRAFLAAGLVDEMIVVVTPSLEDEGRRIVLPSGERREATLIEHAPLDGGLIRLRYALGPSDTW